A single genomic interval of Dehalococcoidales bacterium harbors:
- a CDS encoding tubulin/FtsZ family protein — translation MKLLVIGFGQCGGRIADEFARLGIKARLERKINIITGVFAVNTDVADLSGLVTIRPDYQHRVLIGGNKTGGHGVGKINELGAEVARDDGDKIIDALKETPQFAETDAFLLIAGAAGGTGSGAIATITQKLKERYVEKPLYNLIVLPFQHEEETEGRTIYNAATCLKSAYLVADAVFVVDNQRYISKNYSIRGNLSKINSLIAEPFYNLLCAGEETRPQYIGSRILDAGDIIQTLAGWTVIGYSRSQPGRMKNLFDFRDKMAEGQKGVQLINNAISELSVRCNPADAGRGLYLISAPAKDMDMSLVKDIGTHMKRIAPEAIIRTGDYPREKGSLNVTVILSEFSGMKKIVDYFTQTIDLIATIRRKREGIEIEHSDLADAFKDIPSLL, via the coding sequence ATGAAATTACTGGTTATCGGTTTCGGACAGTGCGGCGGCAGGATTGCCGATGAGTTTGCCCGGTTGGGTATAAAGGCTCGTTTGGAGCGCAAGATTAATATCATCACCGGTGTGTTTGCGGTTAACACCGATGTGGCTGATTTAAGCGGATTGGTTACCATCAGGCCTGATTATCAGCACCGGGTGCTTATTGGCGGTAATAAGACCGGCGGGCACGGTGTGGGTAAGATTAACGAGCTGGGTGCCGAGGTTGCTCGAGATGATGGCGACAAAATTATTGATGCCCTCAAGGAAACGCCGCAATTTGCTGAAACAGATGCCTTCCTGCTCATTGCCGGAGCTGCCGGCGGTACCGGCTCCGGGGCAATAGCCACGATAACACAGAAACTGAAAGAGCGCTACGTTGAAAAACCACTCTATAACCTGATAGTCCTTCCCTTTCAGCACGAGGAGGAAACCGAAGGGAGGACTATTTATAATGCTGCTACCTGTCTCAAATCTGCCTATCTGGTGGCTGATGCCGTATTCGTTGTTGATAATCAGAGGTACATTAGCAAAAACTACTCGATCAGAGGCAACCTGTCCAAGATTAACTCGTTGATAGCGGAGCCGTTCTATAATCTTCTCTGCGCCGGCGAAGAAACCAGGCCTCAGTATATCGGTTCCCGGATACTCGATGCCGGTGATATAATACAGACTCTGGCTGGCTGGACTGTAATAGGCTACAGTAGATCCCAGCCGGGAAGAATGAAAAACCTCTTCGATTTTCGGGATAAGATGGCGGAAGGGCAGAAGGGGGTTCAGTTGATAAATAATGCTATCAGCGAGTTATCGGTAAGATGCAATCCGGCGGATGCCGGCAGGGGGTTATACCTGATCTCGGCACCGGCTAAGGATATGGATATGAGTCTGGTGAAGGATATCGGTACTCATATGAAGCGTATCGCACCGGAGGCCATTATTCGAACCGGTGATTACCCCAGGGAGAAAGGCTCACTGAATGTTACGGTAATTCTCTCCGAGTTCAGCGGGATGAAGAAAATTGTTGACTACTTTACCCAGACTATTGACCTCATTGCTACCATCAGGAGAAAGAGGGAAGGAATAGAGATCGAGCACAGCGACCTCGCTGATGCCTTTAAGGATATCCCCTCCCTCCTCTGA
- a CDS encoding tubulin/FtsZ family protein has product MKLVVIGFGQCGGRVADEFARLNARARSNRGIEIVTGAFAVNSDSADLSGLQAIKSDYKHRILIGGRRTGGHGVGKINELGAEIAKEDSDKIVDAIRVTPRFLESDAFLLVASSAGGTGSGSIPVVTKLIKERYADKPVYNLIILPFEHEENNEERTIYNTATCLKSVNAVADAVILVDNQRYIRKDSSIRNNIAAINALIVEPFYNLLCAGEEKKRKNIGAKTLDAGDILQTVSGWTVIGYGKSPLSMIRPFRQTRNFRDKSTETHKGIQAMDEALSELSLACNPQDANRALYLLSAPAREMNMDLVKELGDYMRDIAPKAIIRSGDYPRQKGVLDVTVILSELDTSTKIKSYYALSTTVIEEIRRKREEAACKLQDIDDAAKDIPSLL; this is encoded by the coding sequence ATGAAATTAGTAGTTATTGGTTTTGGACAATGTGGCGGTAGAGTTGCCGATGAGTTTGCCCGCTTGAACGCTCGCGCACGCAGCAATCGGGGCATAGAGATAGTGACCGGTGCCTTCGCGGTAAACTCGGACTCGGCTGACTTAAGCGGCCTGCAGGCAATCAAGTCCGATTATAAGCATAGAATTCTTATCGGTGGGCGCCGGACCGGCGGCCACGGAGTCGGCAAGATTAATGAGCTGGGGGCTGAGATAGCCAAAGAGGATAGCGATAAGATTGTCGACGCGATAAGGGTTACTCCGCGCTTTCTGGAGTCGGATGCCTTCTTGCTGGTGGCCAGTTCCGCCGGCGGCACCGGCTCCGGCTCAATTCCGGTAGTGACCAAACTGATCAAGGAGCGCTATGCGGATAAACCGGTCTATAACCTTATTATCCTGCCGTTTGAGCACGAAGAAAACAACGAAGAGAGGACTATTTATAATACTGCCACCTGCCTGAAATCGGTCAACGCGGTGGCCGATGCGGTGATTCTTGTCGATAACCAGCGGTATATTCGTAAGGACTCTTCAATCAGAAACAATATTGCTGCCATCAACGCGCTGATAGTGGAGCCGTTCTATAATCTGCTCTGTGCCGGCGAGGAGAAAAAACGAAAGAACATCGGAGCGAAGACGCTTGACGCCGGGGATATCCTGCAGACCGTATCGGGCTGGACGGTAATCGGCTATGGTAAATCACCCCTTTCTATGATCAGACCGTTCCGGCAGACACGGAACTTCAGGGATAAGAGTACCGAGACCCACAAGGGAATACAGGCTATGGATGAGGCCCTGAGTGAGCTTTCGCTTGCCTGTAATCCCCAGGATGCCAACCGTGCCCTCTATCTTCTTTCCGCACCGGCCAGGGAAATGAATATGGATCTGGTTAAGGAGCTCGGCGATTACATGAGAGACATCGCCCCGAAGGCGATAATACGCAGCGGTGACTACCCCAGGCAGAAGGGCGTTCTGGACGTCACCGTGATACTATCGGAGCTCGATACTTCAACAAAGATAAAGAGCTACTACGCTCTCTCAACTACGGTTATCGAAGAGATTCGGAGGAAGAGAGAAGAGGCGGCCTGTAAGCTCCAAGATATTGACGATGCCGCAAAAGATATCCCATCGCTGTTATAA